One part of the Lepeophtheirus salmonis chromosome 14, UVic_Lsal_1.4, whole genome shotgun sequence genome encodes these proteins:
- the LOC121129150 gene encoding uncharacterized protein: MIRKLFLTFILVQFVKGDGPPTPSPIYYKPYVPPTTQQGPIQAPIDLPPLSTGPVYRPIASSPPVLQSLPALPAYSSYIAPPPQLPPQSSKVPIYQPIIEPSPLPAPSFPTYRPTTPSVPVNQPLTQPPTSVYKPYVPPPPSEPANYVYEYFVFDAESGVDISADEQAINGDVEGSYKVALPDGRIQTVTYYVIGNSGFVADVKYEVGPSSIVVEPYPQYGSYIK; the protein is encoded by the coding sequence atgataagaaaattatttcttacttttattttagttcAATTCGTGAAGGGGGATGGGCCTCCTACTCCATCCCCAATTTACTACAAACCTTACGTTCCTCCAACTACCCAACAAGGGCCAATTCAAGCTCCTATTGACTTACCACCTCTTTCAACGGGTCCTGTCTATAGACCCATTGCTTCAAGTCCTCCTGTTCTCCAATCTTTGCCTGCTCTTCCAGCCTATAGTTCCTATATTGCCCCTCCACCACAATTGCCCCCACAATCCTCTAAAGTTCCTATTTATCAGCCCATCATTGAGCCTTCTCCATTACCAGCCCCTTCTTTCCCTACTTACCGCCCTACAACACCTTCCGTCCCTGTCAACCAACCTCTCACCCAGCCTCCTACTTCTGTATACAAACCATATGTTCCTCCTCCTCCATCTGAGCCAGCAAACTACGTCTATGAATACTTTGTCTTCGATGCTGAGTCCGGAGTGGATATATCTGCCGATGAGCAAGCCATTAATGGAGATGTTGAGGGGTCTTATAAAGTGGCTCTTCCGGATGGTCGTATTCAGACAGTGACCTATTATGTAATTGGGAACAGTGGGTTCGTTGCTGATGTTAAATATGAAGTTGGTCCTTCTTCGATCGTGGTTGAGCCTTATCCACAATATGgctcatatattaaataa